The sequence below is a genomic window from Paenibacillus silvisoli.
CCCGGTCATTCGGGCGATCCGCGAGGCGCTGCCGGATACGGCGTTGTCGATCGATACGTATAAAGCCGAGACGGCGCGCCAAGCCTTGGAAGCAGGAGCGCATATCATCAACGATGTATGGGGATTGAAAGCCGATCCCCGGATGGCGGAGGTTGCCGCCGAGTTTCGTTGTCCGGTTATCATCAGCCACAACCGCAAGGATATGGACTACACGGATCTCGTCCAAGATGTCATTGCGGATCTGCAGGAAGGCGTCGCGCTGGCGCGGGAAGCGGGCGTGGCGGAATCGGACATTTGGCTCGATCCCGGTATCGGCTTTGCGAAGACGTATGCCGACAACTTGACGCTTATGGGACAATTGGACCGTCTGGTGGCGGAAGGCTACCCGGTTCTGTTAGGTACTTCCCGAAAAAGATTCATCCGCGAGACGCTGCAGCTGGACACGTCCGAGCTGGTCTTCGGAACGGCTGCGACCACGTCGCTTGGCATTATGCAGGGCTGTCAGATCGTCCGCGTGCATGATGTGCTCGCTAATAAACAAACCGCGTTAATGACGGACGCGATCGTATATCCGCAGCGTGATGTCGCGAAATGACGAACGCTGTCGAAGATGGGAGAGATAAATGATGGATAAAATGACGCTGAGAGGCATGCGCTTCTTCGGTTATCACGGCGTATTTCCGGAGGAAAACAAGCTGGGCCAACAGTTTTACGTCGACCTGTCGCTGACGATGGACCTATCGGAGGCAGCCCGCACGGACGATTTGGAGCAGACGATCAACTATGCCGAAATTCATGCCAGAGTGAAGCGCATCGTCGAAGGCCCGCCTTTCAAACTGATCGAGGCTTTAGCTGGTCACATTGCATCGGCTGTGCTCGACGCTTATACTAGTGTAAATGAAGTGACGGTGTCCGTAACGAAGCCGCATCCGCCGTTCGAAATTCATTTTGACGGCGTAACGGTGGAAATCAGCAGAAAGCGGGATGACCATGGAACGCAACAGCCCGCAAGGCAATAATGTAAATAGCGGCAGAGCTGCTGAACAAGCAGCTTCTGCCTATATCGCGCTTGGCGCCAATCTCGGCGACCGCGAGCAGCAGCTGATGGCCGCGCTCCGGCTGCTGGACGACCATCCGGCCATTACGGTTGTGCGCGCATCTTCACTTTACGAAACCGCCCCGGTCGGCTATACCGACCAGCCGGCTTTTCTTAATATGGCGGCCGCACTGCGCACGTCGCTTGAACCGCTTGAGCTGCTTCGTACCATGCTGGCCATGGAACAGCAGCTAGGCCGCAAACGCGACATTCGCTGGGGGCCGCGCACGATCGATTTGGATATGCTCCTGTACGATGGCGTAACGCTATCGGAAGAGGAGCTTACGCTGCCGCATCCGCGTATGATGGAACGGGCCTTCGTGCTGGTTCCGCTCGCCGATGTGCTGCCGGATGGACATGCGCTGCACGCGCAGGTGAATGAGCGGGCGAGGCAGGCGTTACAAGACAGAGGGGAAGGAATCGCGCTATGGAATATGATCAACTGGCCGGGCGTGTCCGCGCATTCCGAAAGCTGAAAGGCTATACGCAGCAAGAGCTCGCCGCAGAGCTGGGCGTATCCGTAGCCGTGCTCGGCTCGCTGGAGCGGGGGACGCGCAAGCCGGACCCTAAGCTGCTTGAGCGGATTTCGGAAACGCTCGGCATCAGCTACAATGAGCTGACTGCCGATTTGAAGTAAAGTGAAGCGAAAACGATGAATACAGGTGTCAGATCAGAAGGGAGCTTGGACGTCCATGCTTAAAATCGGAAACATCGAGATGAAAAACAAAGTCGTGCTGGCGCCGATGGCAGGTGTGTGCAATCCGGCTTTTCGACTGATTGCCAAAGAGTTCGGCACGGGCTTGGTTTGCGCCGAGATGGTCAGCGACAAAGCCATCCTGCACGGCAACAAACGTACGATGGAAATGTTATATGTAGATGAGCGCGAGAA
It includes:
- the folP gene encoding dihydropteroate synthase is translated as MKATITRSAAGIWPHERIYTFADGVTLRLGTRTLIMGILNATPDSFSDGGRYNEVEAAVRHARELVAQGADIIDIGGESTRPGFAAVPLEEELKRVLPVIRAIREALPDTALSIDTYKAETARQALEAGAHIINDVWGLKADPRMAEVAAEFRCPVIISHNRKDMDYTDLVQDVIADLQEGVALAREAGVAESDIWLDPGIGFAKTYADNLTLMGQLDRLVAEGYPVLLGTSRKRFIRETLQLDTSELVFGTAATTSLGIMQGCQIVRVHDVLANKQTALMTDAIVYPQRDVAK
- the folB gene encoding dihydroneopterin aldolase: MDKMTLRGMRFFGYHGVFPEENKLGQQFYVDLSLTMDLSEAARTDDLEQTINYAEIHARVKRIVEGPPFKLIEALAGHIASAVLDAYTSVNEVTVSVTKPHPPFEIHFDGVTVEISRKRDDHGTQQPARQ
- the folK gene encoding 2-amino-4-hydroxy-6-hydroxymethyldihydropteridine diphosphokinase translates to MTMERNSPQGNNVNSGRAAEQAASAYIALGANLGDREQQLMAALRLLDDHPAITVVRASSLYETAPVGYTDQPAFLNMAAALRTSLEPLELLRTMLAMEQQLGRKRDIRWGPRTIDLDMLLYDGVTLSEEELTLPHPRMMERAFVLVPLADVLPDGHALHAQVNERARQALQDRGEGIALWNMINWPGVSAHSES
- a CDS encoding helix-turn-helix domain-containing protein, which translates into the protein MEYDQLAGRVRAFRKLKGYTQQELAAELGVSVAVLGSLERGTRKPDPKLLERISETLGISYNELTADLK